One window of the Cydia splendana chromosome 18, ilCydSple1.2, whole genome shotgun sequence genome contains the following:
- the LOC134799141 gene encoding neurexin 1-like produces the protein MLCPTRLLWQLPLLTTTLAFVLDKQNPYSQFRKWNAALNGTLELEFKTDQPNGLILYTDDGGTYDFFELKLVNGAVRLRYNLGGGAQIITVGSNLNNGQWHKLQVARRDEHTTLSVDGVSRGAISRGKEFAFGKFGTNSDVFVGGIPPS, from the exons ATGCTGTGCCCCACGCGGCTGCTCTGGCAGCTGCCCCTCCTCACCACAACCCTCGCCTTCGTACTCGACAAGCAGAACCCCTACTCGCAGTTCCGCAAGTGGAACGCGGCGCTCAACGGCACACTCGAACTTGAGTTCAAAACCGACCAGCCAAACGGTCTGATCTTGTACACCGACGATGGTGGCACTTATGACTTCTTTGAGCTGAAGCTGGTGAATGGGGCGGTGAGGCTGAGGTACAATTTGGGGGGCGGCGCGCAGATTATCACGGTGGGGAGTAATCTGAATAATGGACAGTGGCATAAGCTGCAA GTGGCCCGCCGCGACGAGCACACAACACTGTCGGTGGACGGCGTGTCGCGCGGCGCCATTTCCCGCGGCAAGGAGTTCGCGTTCGGCAAGTTCGGGACCAACTCCGACGTGTTCGTGGGGGGGATACCGCCTTCGTGA